Proteins encoded together in one Amblyomma americanum isolate KBUSLIRL-KWMA chromosome 1, ASM5285725v1, whole genome shotgun sequence window:
- the LOC144113644 gene encoding uncharacterized protein LOC144113644 → MMHKLGGLNNFDGLEDDILISSPSRGNGAFQLSSSLHLPRGLHFEDHGQYATTTAKSFVSRSCRPPLRHSADCRISVHGAEDLKMMHELGGLGHFCGLEDHILQPGVLPLVATSSAGDRVVAAIFAAWIAFDSCPLSTSAAQSSSTMLTQW, encoded by the exons ATGATGCACAAACTGGGTGGCCTGAACAACTTCGACGGCCTTGAAGACGACATACTCATAAGTTCGCCAAGCCGTGGCAATGGTGCATTTCAGTTGTCCTCGTCTCTGCACTTGCCAAGAGGTCTTCACTTTGAAGATCACGGGCAGTATGCGACCACTACAGCCAAGAGTTTTGTCTCTCGATCGTGTCGACCTCCTCTGCGTCACTCTGCTGATTGCCGGATTTCGGTGCATGGTGCGGAAG ACCTCAAGATGATGCACGAACTGGGTGGCCTGGGCCACTTCTGCGGATTAGAAGACCACATTCTACAGCCGGGAGTTTTGCCCCTGGTTGCGACGTCCTCTGCGGGAGACCGCGTCGTTGCTGCTATTTTCGCGGCCTGgattgccttcgactcttgcccgCTGTCCACCTCTGCCGCCCAGAGTTCCTCGACGATGCTCACGCAATGGTGA